The window AGGATAGCCCCTTCTCTCCTTTTCCCCAAGTGGTCAGCACCGAACGGCCGGACCGGGTAGCTGCAGCCTTATTGCAGGGTCAAGTAGCCATTATGATTGATGGTACCCCGATGGTTCTTATAGTACCCAGCAATTTTTTTAATTTCCTGCACTCGCCGGAGGATTATTATGATCGCTGGCCGGTAATTATAGGCATTCGGCTTTTCCGGTTCATGGGCTTTACTATTTCGCTCATCATACCGGCCCTGTATGTAGCTCTAACTACCTATCACCAAGAGATGATACCTACCAGCCTAGCGGTGTCGCTGGTGGCCCAGCGAGAGCAAGTGCCCTACCCGGCGGTGGTGGAGGCTCTAATAATGCAGTTTACCTTTGAGCTTTTGATCGAAGCCGGCGTTCGCTTGCCGCGGCCCATAGGCCAATTCATAGGCATAGTGGGCGCCTTGGTAATCGGTGAGGCAGCAGTGCGGGCGGGACTGATCTCGGCTGCCATGGTAATCGTCATTTCCCTCACAGCTATAGCCAGCTTTGCGGTTCCGTCTCCAGCCATGGTAACCACCGTGCGCATATTGCGGCTGCCGATGATCATTTTGGCCGCAGTCATGGGCTTGTTTGGCATTTTTACCGGGCTATTGCTCATTCTTATCCACCTTTGTAGCCTGCACTCTTTTGGTACTGCCTACTTTGCTCCTTGGGCCCCCTTTATCGGCAGCGATCAACGCGATGTGGTGCTCCGGGTTCCCTGGTGGGCGATGAAAAAACGGCCCCTGTTACCGGCCTTTCGCAATTTGATCCGGCTTGGCAACCAGCCCTTGGAGAAAATGCGGGCGGTTGGCGAACGGGAAATGCCGGAGGCGGAAGCCAAAATCAGCGACCGGGATGAGGAGAGCCGGAAGCAGGGGCGTGAACAAGAGGAGCTGAGAAAAAGACCAAAGCCGGGACCGAGGTGAGGAGGTTAGTCACCATTAAAGTCAAGAGCATTATTCTTTTGGTACTGGTATTGGGATTGTTGATTCTTGCTGGTGGTTGCTGGAACCGTCGAGAAATCAACGATCTAGCTATGGTCTCCGCAGCTGGCATGGACTATATCGATGGCCGCTATCGAGTTACGGCAGAAATCTTTCGACCCGGCATGCCGGGAGGGGGGCGAGGGGGAGTCCCAGGCCGCCAATCCATCATTGCCACCGGCGAAGGCCCTACCGTTTTTAGTGCTATCCGTAACCTAGCCCTAAAAGTTCCCCGCCGCACTTACTGGGCTCATGGGAATGTGGTGGTGGTGGGAGAGGACCTGGCCCGAAGGGGAATGGAAGAAGTTATTGATTTTTGGGATCGCGACCCCGAGGCCAGGCGCAGCAGCTACTTTTTGATCACTCAGGGCCAAGCGGCCGACTTAATCGTCAGACCTCAGGCTGGGATTGAGCGCTCCCTGGGGAGAGAGATTGCTGGCCTAGCCAAGACCAGCCGTTCCGCAGGGTACAGCTACGTGTCTACGCTCCACCACTTTCTGGTTACTATGGCTTCAGGCAGCACCGCTCCTACGCTGGCTATCGTTGAGTTCAGCCCGCAAATGCAGCCACCCCCGCCGCCTGGCGGAGCTGCCCCTGCTGGCGGTGGAAGCGGTGAGGGCAGCACTGTCAGCGCGGACAGCATGCTGGGCGTAATCAAGGATGAGCCCGTGCTTACCCAGACGGTTCGGGTTTCTGGGGTGGGCGTGTTTCGCCAGGACAAAATGATTGGCCAGCTGAATGCGCGCGAAACCCGCGGCATGATGTGGGTACGGGGCTTGACGAGCGTCAATAACACCTTGCGGGTAGAATGTCCTGCATTTAGTCCGGCACCGGTGACTTTGGAGGTCATACGCTCCCGGCCCAAAGTTGTAGCTAAGGTTATTGGGGGTAGGCCCCAGGTCAAGGTCGAAATTAAGGCCGAGGGCAATCTGGTGGACCAAGGATGCGCCGATGACCTTACGGTTTGGAATCTCTGGGGCAATCTGGAACAACAGGGCGCCAACGTCATCCGCGGTGAAATCCTAGAGGCGGTAAGGAAGGCTCAAGAACTCCGGGCTGACGTTTTTGGCTTTGGAGAAGCTTTGCATCGCTCCCAGCCCAAGGTCTGGGCGCAGATTAAGCAACATTGGGAGGATGAATTTTCCTTGTTGCCGGTGGAAGTAGAAGTAGAGTTTAAGCTCCGCCGGAGCGGCTTGGACCTGAGGGGGCCGGGGAGGGGGCCATGATGCTATTGAAGGTGAGGCAAGGGAATGGTCTGGCTTCTAGTATTCGGGTACGCTTTGATTACGGTCTGGCATGTGCTGGTACTACGAAGGAAAGGGGCCCAGCGGGAGATGTGGGCTTTTTTGGCGCTGATGGCGATAGCAGTGGCCATCAGCCTTCCCATGGCCATGGGGCTGAAGCTTCCCAGTCCCACAGATGCCATCATACGCCTATTTACGCCACTAGCCCGATGGTTCCTTGGGATCTGATCTTTGACTTCTCTTCGCTCAGAATGGTTTCGGCAACGCTGTTAGTGAC is drawn from Clostridia bacterium and contains these coding sequences:
- a CDS encoding Ger(x)C family spore germination protein — encoded protein: MRRLVTIKVKSIILLVLVLGLLILAGGCWNRREINDLAMVSAAGMDYIDGRYRVTAEIFRPGMPGGGRGGVPGRQSIIATGEGPTVFSAIRNLALKVPRRTYWAHGNVVVVGEDLARRGMEEVIDFWDRDPEARRSSYFLITQGQAADLIVRPQAGIERSLGREIAGLAKTSRSAGYSYVSTLHHFLVTMASGSTAPTLAIVEFSPQMQPPPPPGGAAPAGGGSGEGSTVSADSMLGVIKDEPVLTQTVRVSGVGVFRQDKMIGQLNARETRGMMWVRGLTSVNNTLRVECPAFSPAPVTLEVIRSRPKVVAKVIGGRPQVKVEIKAEGNLVDQGCADDLTVWNLWGNLEQQGANVIRGEILEAVRKAQELRADVFGFGEALHRSQPKVWAQIKQHWEDEFSLLPVEVEVEFKLRRSGLDLRGPGRGP
- a CDS encoding spore germination protein, which encodes ESQVVKPLLQKGESQKVLSLPWVRDQGVSVAEVYETSDLKQGLARMLSGDTLLMSEGWNKLLVLSARGWEKRAVEEPATEAVVRGPREGFAEDLQTNTSLVRRRLHSDKLRVKNLTIGSLTRTPVSLLYIEGVADPAVLSELEERLGRIKIDGILESGYIEEFIEDSPFSPFPQVVSTERPDRVAAALLQGQVAIMIDGTPMVLIVPSNFFNFLHSPEDYYDRWPVIIGIRLFRFMGFTISLIIPALYVALTTYHQEMIPTSLAVSLVAQREQVPYPAVVEALIMQFTFELLIEAGVRLPRPIGQFIGIVGALVIGEAAVRAGLISAAMVIVISLTAIASFAVPSPAMVTTVRILRLPMIILAAVMGLFGIFTGLLLILIHLCSLHSFGTAYFAPWAPFIGSDQRDVVLRVPWWAMKKRPLLPAFRNLIRLGNQPLEKMRAVGEREMPEAEAKISDRDEESRKQGREQEELRKRPKPGPR